In one window of uncultured Acetobacteroides sp. DNA:
- a CDS encoding YifB family Mg chelatase-like AAA ATPase: protein MLVKVFGSAVYGIKATTITIEVNVTLGVNFFLVGLPDSAVKESQQRITSALMTNGFKMPGHKIIINMAPADIRKEGSAYDLPIAIGILAGSEQIVSGKLQEYVIMGELSLDGGLQPVKGVLPIALQAAAEGYKGLILPVQNAKEAAIVKELDVYGMSNIKEVVDFLCDKASFAPESCNVDELFAETASCYSVDFSDVKGQENVKRALEIAAAGGHNIIMIGAPGSGKTMLAKRLPTIIPPLTLEEALETTKIHSVAGKVEKHGGLITRRPFRAPHHTVSDVALVGGGTYPQPGEISLAHNGVLFLDELPEFKRAVLEVMRQPLEDRSITISRAKFSIEYPSNFMLVASMNPCPCGFHNHPEKACVCPPGMVQRYLSRISGPLLDRIDIQIEVVPVPFEKLSEQRLAESSEVVRSRVIKARMVQHARFVAEHEVHCNAMMGSRLIRKYCKLSDAGTSILKNAMEKLGLSARAYDRILKVSRTIADLDSSPDIKTSHIAEAINYRSLDRSDWAG from the coding sequence ATGTTGGTGAAAGTATTCGGAAGCGCAGTGTATGGTATAAAGGCTACCACCATCACAATTGAGGTTAATGTTACGTTGGGTGTTAACTTTTTTCTGGTGGGATTGCCAGATAGCGCAGTTAAGGAGAGCCAGCAGAGGATTACGTCGGCCTTAATGACCAATGGCTTTAAGATGCCCGGTCATAAGATTATCATAAACATGGCTCCTGCCGATATTCGCAAGGAGGGGTCGGCCTACGACCTACCCATCGCTATTGGGATTCTGGCAGGATCGGAGCAAATCGTTTCGGGGAAGCTTCAGGAGTACGTCATTATGGGGGAACTTTCGCTCGATGGCGGTTTGCAACCCGTAAAAGGGGTGCTGCCCATTGCCCTTCAGGCGGCCGCCGAAGGGTATAAGGGGCTTATCCTTCCGGTTCAGAATGCCAAGGAGGCGGCCATTGTAAAGGAATTGGATGTTTACGGCATGTCGAACATAAAGGAGGTGGTTGACTTCCTATGCGATAAGGCTAGCTTCGCCCCCGAAAGCTGTAATGTCGACGAGCTATTCGCCGAGACGGCGAGCTGCTACAGCGTCGATTTTTCGGATGTTAAGGGGCAGGAAAACGTGAAGCGTGCGCTCGAAATAGCGGCTGCTGGCGGGCATAACATCATTATGATTGGGGCTCCGGGATCGGGCAAAACGATGCTCGCAAAGCGGCTGCCCACCATTATCCCTCCGCTTACGCTTGAGGAGGCGCTGGAGACAACCAAGATACACTCGGTAGCCGGGAAGGTGGAGAAGCATGGTGGCCTGATCACCCGTAGGCCGTTTAGGGCGCCACACCACACGGTGTCGGACGTGGCGCTGGTGGGCGGCGGCACCTACCCGCAGCCGGGGGAGATCAGCCTGGCGCACAACGGCGTTCTCTTCCTCGACGAGTTGCCCGAGTTTAAGCGGGCGGTGCTGGAGGTGATGCGTCAGCCGCTTGAGGACCGCAGCATCACCATCTCGCGGGCAAAGTTCTCGATAGAGTACCCCTCCAACTTCATGCTGGTGGCCTCCATGAACCCCTGTCCCTGTGGCTTTCACAACCACCCGGAGAAGGCGTGCGTGTGCCCTCCGGGTATGGTGCAGCGCTACCTGAGCCGGATCTCGGGGCCGCTGCTGGATCGTATCGACATACAAATTGAGGTGGTGCCGGTTCCCTTCGAGAAGCTCTCGGAGCAGCGCCTAGCCGAGTCGAGCGAGGTGGTGCGCAGCCGGGTGATAAAGGCTCGGATGGTGCAGCACGCGCGCTTTGTCGCCGAGCACGAGGTGCACTGCAACGCCATGATGGGCAGCCGCCTCATCCGCAAGTACTGCAAGCTCTCCGATGCCGGTACCTCCATCCTAAAGAACGCCATGGAGAAGCTGGGCCTTTCGGCCCGTGCCTACGACCGTATCCTTAAGGTGTCGCGCACCATTGCCGACCTCGACAGCTCTCCCGATATCAAAACCAGCCATATTGCCGAAGCCATCAACTACCGCAGCCTGGATAGAAGCGATTGGGCGGGGTAG
- the mutL gene encoding DNA mismatch repair endonuclease MutL — MPDIIELLPDSVANQIAAGEVVQRPASAIKELVENAVDAGSSAITIIVKDAGKTLIQIIDNGSGMSETDARLAFERHATSKIRSVHDIFGISTFGFRGEALASIASIAEVDLKTRKEEAELGTHIVISGSEFISQESISCPVGSVFSVKNIFFNVPARRKFLKSNSVELRHIINEFQRVTLCHPDVSFTLINNGTEVYNLPAANLKQRIVGLMGKSITNNLIDLNTETSIVKVSGYIGKPEHAKKSLGEQFFFVNGRYFKSAYLQKAVFKGYEQLTPNDSYPSFFIYLTVDPAAIDINIHPTKTEIKFEDESAIWQIINASVRESIGKFSVSPSIDFDTYGVIDIPVFSKNDPVSMPEIDVNPSFNPFEEGSRSFTSPSGGSFKKESAPKGWQKLYEGFPTTENHPFETFRSPSFLDDEPKHEQQTMDIGSTEQVFFQIKGRYILTPVKSGVMIIDQSKAHQRILFEYYLSALEHHSGIVQQELFPQLVELNPSDYALLLGISDELHCIGWDIRPSGEHTAAIHGSPASLSNQNFKEVLESLIQELNDGEAELQDTIRSKIARAMAIASAIKLGQQLNALEMQDMFDKLFACTSPNVSPSGKPTLFILGLDELENRFK, encoded by the coding sequence ATGCCTGATATCATAGAGCTGCTACCCGATTCCGTAGCCAACCAAATAGCCGCAGGCGAGGTAGTTCAACGACCCGCATCGGCAATTAAGGAGTTGGTGGAAAATGCCGTTGATGCCGGAAGCAGCGCCATTACGATAATAGTTAAGGATGCTGGGAAAACGCTCATTCAGATCATCGACAACGGATCGGGTATGAGCGAAACTGATGCACGCCTAGCCTTCGAGCGGCATGCAACCTCAAAAATCCGTTCGGTTCACGACATTTTTGGCATCAGCACCTTCGGTTTCAGGGGTGAAGCCCTTGCCTCCATTGCGTCTATTGCCGAAGTAGACCTTAAGACCCGAAAGGAGGAGGCTGAGCTTGGAACGCATATAGTCATCTCGGGGTCGGAGTTCATCAGCCAAGAGTCGATCAGCTGTCCTGTCGGATCCGTATTCTCGGTAAAGAACATTTTCTTCAACGTTCCAGCACGCCGTAAATTCCTAAAGTCGAACAGCGTGGAGCTGCGCCACATCATCAACGAGTTCCAGCGCGTTACGCTCTGCCACCCCGACGTTTCGTTCACGCTAATCAACAACGGAACCGAGGTATACAACCTACCCGCAGCCAACCTAAAGCAGCGAATCGTTGGGCTGATGGGCAAGTCGATAACCAACAACCTGATTGATCTCAACACCGAAACATCAATTGTAAAAGTCTCGGGGTATATCGGAAAACCGGAGCATGCCAAGAAGTCGCTAGGCGAGCAGTTCTTCTTTGTAAACGGGCGCTACTTCAAGAGCGCCTACCTCCAGAAGGCCGTCTTTAAGGGATACGAGCAGCTGACGCCCAACGACAGCTACCCCTCGTTCTTCATATACCTTACGGTGGATCCAGCTGCCATCGACATCAACATCCACCCTACCAAAACAGAAATCAAGTTCGAGGACGAGAGCGCCATCTGGCAAATCATCAATGCCTCCGTTCGCGAATCGATCGGCAAATTTTCCGTTTCGCCATCCATAGATTTCGACACCTACGGAGTAATCGATATCCCTGTCTTCTCGAAGAATGATCCGGTGAGCATGCCTGAAATAGACGTCAACCCGTCATTTAACCCATTCGAGGAAGGCAGCCGCAGCTTCACCAGCCCAAGCGGGGGATCGTTCAAAAAGGAGTCAGCACCAAAAGGATGGCAGAAGCTATACGAAGGTTTTCCCACAACCGAGAACCATCCATTTGAAACGTTTAGGTCTCCGTCGTTTTTAGATGATGAGCCTAAGCACGAGCAGCAAACAATGGACATTGGCAGCACCGAACAGGTATTTTTCCAGATAAAGGGACGGTACATTCTCACCCCCGTAAAGTCGGGCGTTATGATAATCGACCAGTCGAAGGCCCATCAGCGTATTCTCTTCGAATACTACCTTTCGGCACTTGAGCATCATTCGGGAATTGTACAGCAGGAACTTTTCCCCCAACTCGTGGAGCTAAACCCGTCCGATTACGCGCTGCTACTCGGCATATCCGACGAACTGCATTGCATCGGTTGGGATATCCGACCAAGCGGAGAGCACACAGCAGCAATACACGGCAGCCCAGCATCGCTTTCTAACCAAAACTTCAAGGAAGTTCTCGAAAGCCTGATTCAAGAATTAAACGATGGTGAAGCCGAACTGCAGGACACCATAAGATCCAAAATTGCCCGTGCAATGGCCATAGCATCGGCCATTAAACTCGGACAGCAGCTGAATGCGTTGGAGATGCAGGACATGTTCGATAAGCTATTTGCATGCACCTCGCCCAACGTGAGTCCATCAGGAAAGCCTACGCTTTTCATCCTTGGACTCGATGAACTAGAGAATCGTTTTAAGTAA